Proteins found in one Thalassomonas actiniarum genomic segment:
- a CDS encoding acyltransferase, whose protein sequence is MLSALPGFIIFPLAFVLFCLNLSFCGSLVFLGGLVKLLLPFSRARKMLYHPMHMIYRLWAWGNFAIMSLFNNINWHIRGGENLNKKSWYLLIANHQSWLDIMVLANFARSRIPEPKFFLKEDLRKVPFLGMACWALDMPFMKRYSKHFIEKNPHLKGKDIETTKNSCRHFKQQPTTIINFVEGTRCSPEKQKEQNSHFKHLLPPKAGGIAFTLAALGSQFDKVLNITLIYPDNSGHVMMDMLTGKLKEVIIDIEQLPVSEHIIGDYFEDTGFKARFQQWLNDRWLAKDKLIEKLSR, encoded by the coding sequence ATGCTCAGTGCTTTACCCGGATTTATTATCTTTCCCCTGGCCTTTGTCTTATTTTGCCTTAACTTAAGTTTTTGCGGCTCTTTAGTTTTTCTCGGCGGCCTGGTAAAACTGTTGCTGCCCTTTTCCCGCGCCCGGAAAATGCTCTATCACCCCATGCATATGATCTACCGGTTATGGGCCTGGGGCAACTTTGCCATTATGAGCTTATTCAATAACATCAACTGGCACATCCGCGGCGGTGAAAACCTCAACAAGAAATCCTGGTACCTGCTTATCGCCAACCATCAGAGCTGGCTCGATATCATGGTATTGGCGAACTTTGCCCGCAGCCGTATTCCCGAGCCAAAATTTTTCCTAAAAGAAGATCTGCGCAAGGTGCCCTTTTTAGGCATGGCTTGCTGGGCGCTGGACATGCCCTTTATGAAGCGCTACAGCAAGCATTTTATTGAAAAAAATCCCCACCTTAAGGGTAAGGACATAGAAACAACGAAAAACTCCTGCAGGCATTTTAAGCAGCAGCCTACAACTATCATCAATTTTGTCGAAGGCACCCGCTGCAGCCCTGAAAAGCAAAAAGAGCAGAACAGTCACTTTAAACACCTGCTGCCGCCAAAAGCCGGTGGGATCGCCTTTACCCTGGCCGCCCTGGGCTCGCAATTTGACAAGGTATTAAACATTACCCTGATTTATCCCGACAATTCAGGTCATGTTATGATGGATATGCTTACCGGGAAACTTAAAGAAGTTATTATAGATATTGAGCAACTGCCGGTATCAGAGCATATTATCGGCGACTATTTTGAAGATACCGGTTTTAAGGCCCGCTTTCAGCAGTGGCTTAATGATCGCTGGTTAGCTAAAGATAAATTAATTGAAAAGTTATCCCGCTAA